Proteins from a single region of Starkeya sp. ORNL1:
- a CDS encoding LysR family transcriptional regulator, producing the protein MFELSHLRCFVAVAEELHFGRAAARLNLTQPPLSRQIQLLEHTLDVRLLDRTSRSVALTRAGHNFLPEARRLLRLAEGAALAARRTASGEEGSITLGFTAASGYEFLPRLIKTFRTEAPGIDLVLKEMVSADQLDSLTAGRIDVGLVRPSFNRRELASLCVVREPLLLAAPEDHPLATAPEVSVADLDRQPIVTFSPYEARYFYDLLATIFANAGITPHYAQHISQVHSIMGLVKAGIGLALVPRAALNLGFEGVVLRPIAIDARTIVELYAVWRPSNTNPAVATLQKTLRELAETSPPHAGPLGHRSVASGDFTG; encoded by the coding sequence ATGTTCGAGCTCAGTCACCTTCGATGCTTCGTGGCGGTCGCTGAGGAATTGCATTTCGGCCGCGCCGCCGCCCGCCTCAATCTCACCCAGCCTCCGCTCAGCCGGCAGATCCAGCTGCTCGAGCACACGCTCGATGTCCGGCTGCTGGATCGCACCAGCCGCTCGGTCGCGCTCACCCGTGCCGGGCACAATTTCCTGCCCGAAGCGCGCCGGCTGCTGCGGCTGGCGGAAGGCGCGGCGCTCGCCGCTCGCCGCACCGCCAGCGGCGAGGAGGGCTCGATCACGCTCGGCTTCACCGCGGCGTCGGGCTACGAGTTCCTGCCGCGGCTGATCAAGACCTTCCGGACCGAAGCGCCGGGCATCGACCTCGTGCTCAAGGAGATGGTCTCGGCCGACCAGCTGGATTCCCTCACCGCCGGGCGGATCGATGTCGGGCTGGTGCGGCCGTCCTTCAACCGGCGCGAACTGGCCTCGCTCTGCGTGGTGCGCGAGCCGCTGCTGCTCGCCGCGCCGGAGGACCACCCCCTGGCGACGGCGCCGGAGGTCAGCGTCGCGGATCTCGACCGGCAGCCGATCGTGACATTCTCGCCCTATGAGGCTCGCTACTTCTACGATCTGCTGGCGACGATCTTTGCCAATGCCGGCATCACCCCGCACTATGCGCAGCATATCAGCCAGGTGCATTCCATCATGGGACTGGTGAAGGCCGGGATCGGCCTCGCGCTGGTGCCGCGCGCCGCACTCAATCTCGGCTTTGAGGGCGTGGTGCTGCGGCCGATCGCGATCGATGCCCGTACCATCGTGGAACTGTACGCGGTCTGGCGACCGTCGAACACCAATCCGGCAGTCGCGACGCTGCAGAAGACGTTGCGGGAGCTCGCCGAGACGTCTCCGCCGCACGCCGGACCTCTGGGCCATCGGAGCGTCGCATCCGGCGACTTCACAGGGTAA
- a CDS encoding aldolase/citrate lyase family protein translates to MDLPVNTFKRAILAGQQQIGFWNSMVSNTATEILAGSGFDWLLLDAEHAPNDVPAILGQLQSMMENPTHPILRVPENDPIVIKRYLDIGVQSFLIPMVETVEQARAVVAATRFPPDGIRGFAGASRASRFGRVQNYHHRAHEEICLLVQIETRLGLDNLEAIAAVPGIDGLFIGPGDLSSDYGYLGDQGNPFIVELIEKTIGRILAAGNRAGILTGDETLARRYMAAGCVFTAVGIDTGTLARTTEAIARKYKS, encoded by the coding sequence GTGGACCTGCCCGTAAATACCTTCAAGCGCGCCATATTGGCCGGCCAGCAGCAGATCGGCTTCTGGAACAGCATGGTGAGCAATACCGCCACCGAGATCCTCGCCGGCTCCGGCTTCGATTGGCTGCTGCTTGATGCCGAGCATGCGCCGAACGATGTGCCGGCTATCCTCGGGCAGCTGCAGTCGATGATGGAGAACCCGACGCATCCCATTCTGCGGGTGCCGGAGAACGACCCCATCGTCATCAAGCGCTATCTCGACATCGGCGTGCAGAGCTTCCTGATCCCCATGGTCGAGACGGTGGAGCAGGCCCGGGCCGTGGTGGCGGCGACACGTTTCCCGCCGGACGGGATTCGCGGCTTTGCCGGTGCCAGCCGGGCCTCGCGCTTCGGCCGGGTCCAGAACTATCACCACCGCGCGCATGAGGAGATCTGCCTGCTGGTGCAGATCGAGACCCGGCTCGGCCTGGACAATCTCGAAGCCATCGCCGCCGTGCCGGGCATAGACGGGCTGTTCATCGGGCCGGGCGACCTGTCCTCGGACTATGGCTATCTGGGCGATCAGGGCAATCCGTTCATCGTCGAGCTGATCGAGAAGACGATCGGGCGCATCCTCGCGGCGGGCAATCGCGCCGGCATCCTCACCGGCGACGAGACGCTGGCGCGGCGCTACATGGCGGCCGGCTGCGTCTTCACCGCGGTCGGCATCGATACCGGCACGCTGGCGCGCACGACCGAAGCTATCGCCCGCAAGTACAAGTCCTGA
- a CDS encoding tripartite tricarboxylate transporter substrate binding protein, translating to MSLRLLKAAAAALALCSALAPALAQAQTFERPVRIVVPFAPGGTSDILARLISPKLSEAIGQPVVVENKPGAAGNIGADAVAKARPDGHTLLLMDIGSLAVAPSLFPDLTYDVQKDLAPVGMVMFGPYVMAVHPSVPAKNVAELVAYAKANPGKLAVANSGVGALNHITAVALARGLGIDWKNVPYKGGSAASRAVVSGESTVIINGATATLPFVTNKQLVGIAVTGDARLPALPDVETFKEAKLPLADAGTWQGLLTTGKTPPEMVARLNAELQKILAMPDIQQKIAEQGGSVRPGTPDDVKSWLATNIESWGGIVRAADIKTN from the coding sequence ATGAGCCTTCGTCTTCTCAAGGCGGCCGCGGCCGCTCTGGCGCTGTGTAGCGCGCTCGCCCCAGCTCTCGCGCAGGCCCAGACCTTCGAGCGCCCGGTGCGTATCGTCGTCCCGTTCGCGCCCGGCGGCACGTCCGACATCCTCGCCCGCCTGATCAGCCCCAAGCTGTCCGAGGCCATCGGCCAGCCGGTGGTGGTCGAGAACAAGCCGGGCGCGGCCGGCAATATCGGCGCCGATGCCGTCGCCAAGGCGCGCCCGGACGGCCACACGCTGCTGCTGATGGACATCGGCTCGCTCGCCGTCGCGCCGAGCCTGTTCCCGGATCTCACCTATGATGTGCAGAAGGACCTTGCCCCGGTCGGCATGGTGATGTTCGGCCCCTATGTAATGGCGGTGCATCCCTCGGTGCCGGCCAAGAACGTCGCCGAGCTGGTGGCCTATGCCAAGGCCAATCCGGGCAAGCTCGCGGTCGCCAATTCCGGCGTCGGCGCGCTCAACCACATCACCGCGGTGGCGCTCGCCCGCGGCCTCGGCATCGACTGGAAGAACGTGCCCTACAAGGGCGGCTCCGCGGCCTCGCGCGCGGTGGTTTCCGGCGAGAGCACCGTCATCATCAATGGCGCGACGGCCACCCTGCCCTTCGTCACCAACAAGCAGCTGGTCGGCATCGCGGTGACCGGCGACGCACGCCTGCCGGCTTTGCCGGATGTCGAGACCTTCAAGGAAGCCAAGCTGCCTTTGGCCGATGCCGGCACCTGGCAGGGCCTGCTGACCACCGGCAAGACGCCGCCCGAAATGGTCGCCCGCCTCAATGCCGAGTTGCAGAAGATCCTGGCAATGCCCGACATTCAGCAGAAGATCGCCGAACAGGGCGGCTCGGTGCGTCCCGGCACGCCGGACGACGTCAAGTCGTGGCTCGCCACCAATATCGAGAGCTGGGGCGGCATCGTCCGCGCCGCCGATATCAAGACCAACTGA
- a CDS encoding tripartite tricarboxylate transporter TctB family protein, protein MTHRQFDWPDLLFGGFLIVVAAGTFAATWKLAGGTAANMGPGYMPRAIALVLLGFGLFFTGRGIISSHAGIERVHVRPLLAISVAVGLFALLVESLGLAVASLATIVVAAFASHESRFFEIIVFGLCMTAAAILLFVKVLALPVPVWPW, encoded by the coding sequence GTGACACATCGCCAATTCGACTGGCCGGACCTGCTGTTCGGCGGCTTCCTCATCGTGGTCGCGGCGGGCACCTTCGCCGCGACATGGAAACTGGCGGGCGGCACCGCCGCCAATATGGGGCCGGGCTACATGCCGCGCGCTATCGCGCTGGTGCTGCTCGGCTTCGGCCTGTTCTTCACCGGCCGCGGCATCATCAGTTCCCATGCCGGGATCGAGCGCGTGCATGTGCGGCCATTGCTGGCGATTTCGGTGGCGGTGGGGCTGTTTGCCCTGCTGGTGGAAAGCCTCGGCCTCGCCGTGGCTTCGCTGGCGACCATCGTCGTGGCGGCCTTCGCCAGCCATGAGAGCCGGTTCTTCGAGATCATCGTGTTCGGCCTGTGCATGACGGCCGCCGCGATCCTGCTGTTCGTCAAGGTGCTGGCGCTGCCCGTGCCGGTCTGGCCCTGGTAG
- a CDS encoding VIT1/CCC1 transporter family protein → MTPAEDDPAAEIPGETSAIRNAASRRVLDPVSRASEILFGLIMVLTFTLSLAAAEAGRADVRAVLIGLLGCNLAWAIIDAVMYLMGVRGERGLAHSTLQAIRSAGSPAEGRAIVAGDLPPAVRPALTTRDLERIRLHLASLPADSVQVRLGREDYLGALCVFLLVFLCLFPVAAPFILLDDVTLALRISNAVAVAMLFLTGFTFGRQVGRPWRTGLLMVVIGTALVAVAITLGG, encoded by the coding sequence ATGACGCCGGCGGAGGACGATCCTGCGGCGGAGATCCCGGGCGAGACCTCTGCGATACGCAATGCTGCGTCCCGCCGCGTGCTCGACCCGGTTTCGCGCGCGAGCGAGATACTGTTCGGCCTGATCATGGTCCTGACCTTCACCCTGTCCCTCGCCGCAGCCGAGGCGGGCAGGGCCGACGTGCGGGCAGTGCTCATCGGCTTGCTGGGTTGCAATCTGGCCTGGGCCATCATCGATGCCGTCATGTACCTGATGGGCGTGCGGGGCGAGCGCGGCCTGGCGCATTCCACGCTCCAGGCGATCCGCAGCGCCGGGAGCCCGGCCGAAGGACGTGCGATTGTCGCCGGGGATCTTCCGCCTGCCGTGCGGCCGGCCCTGACGACGCGCGACCTCGAGCGTATCCGCCTCCATCTCGCCAGCCTTCCTGCTGACAGCGTCCAGGTCCGGTTGGGCCGGGAAGACTATCTGGGCGCGCTCTGTGTCTTCCTGCTCGTGTTTCTGTGCCTTTTCCCGGTTGCCGCGCCTTTCATCCTGCTTGACGACGTGACGCTCGCCCTGAGGATTTCCAACGCTGTCGCGGTCGCCATGCTGTTCCTCACCGGCTTCACCTTTGGCCGCCAGGTGGGAAGGCCATGGCGCACAGGTCTCCTGATGGTGGTGATCGGGACTGCCCTGGTCGCTGTCGCGATAACCCTCGGCGGCTAG
- a CDS encoding tripartite tricarboxylate transporter permease, which translates to MELFDNLLLGLSTAMQLNNLLYCLIGVVIGTAIGVLPGIGPIPTIALLLPFTFGLAPASSLIMLAGIFYGAQYGGSTTAILVNVPGETSSVVTCIDGHEMAKQGRAGPALAIAAISSFFAGTVATIVIAVLSLPLAALALKFTAVEYFSLLVLGLFAAVILAHGSVSKSLAMVFLGLLLGVVGIDVNSGAARMTFGIPALADGMDFVPVAMGMFGLAEIIANLERPAVRQVVSQKLRDLIPSRADLRAAFPAMVRGTLIGSALGVLPGGGAALPPFTSYAVEKKLARDPSRFGKGAIEGVAGPEAANNAGAQTSFIPLLTLGIPSNALMALMIGALMMQGIQPGPQVMTEQPELVWGVIASMWTGNLMLLIINLPLVGLWVSMLKVPYRLLFPAIVLFCCIGTYGISNSAFNVWLMLGCAMLGYFFIKVGVEPAPLLLGLVLGPQLEENFRRAMQLSDGDPSVFLTHPISAVLLAIVALMLLAMLSPALLRKRKEALAE; encoded by the coding sequence ATGGAATTGTTCGACAATCTCCTGCTCGGCCTCTCGACGGCCATGCAGCTCAACAATCTGCTGTATTGCCTGATCGGCGTCGTCATCGGCACCGCCATCGGCGTGCTACCCGGCATTGGCCCGATCCCGACCATCGCGCTGCTGCTGCCCTTCACCTTCGGTCTCGCGCCAGCCTCGTCGCTGATCATGCTCGCCGGCATCTTTTACGGCGCGCAATATGGCGGCTCGACCACCGCGATCCTGGTGAACGTGCCCGGCGAGACCTCGTCGGTCGTCACCTGCATCGACGGGCACGAGATGGCGAAGCAGGGCCGCGCCGGCCCGGCGCTTGCCATTGCGGCGATCTCGTCTTTCTTCGCCGGCACGGTCGCGACGATCGTGATCGCGGTGCTCAGCCTGCCGCTGGCCGCGCTCGCGCTGAAATTCACCGCGGTCGAATATTTCAGCCTGCTGGTGCTCGGCCTGTTCGCCGCGGTCATCCTCGCCCACGGCTCGGTGTCGAAGTCGCTGGCCATGGTGTTTCTCGGCCTGCTGCTGGGGGTGGTCGGCATCGACGTCAATTCGGGTGCCGCGCGCATGACCTTCGGCATTCCCGCTCTGGCAGACGGCATGGATTTCGTGCCGGTGGCGATGGGCATGTTCGGCCTGGCCGAGATCATCGCCAATCTGGAACGCCCCGCCGTGCGGCAGGTGGTGAGCCAGAAGCTGCGCGACCTCATTCCGTCTCGGGCGGACCTCAGGGCCGCCTTCCCGGCGATGGTACGCGGCACCTTGATCGGCTCCGCACTCGGCGTGCTGCCCGGCGGCGGCGCGGCCCTGCCCCCCTTTACCTCCTACGCGGTGGAAAAGAAGCTCGCGCGGGATCCCTCGCGTTTCGGCAAGGGCGCGATCGAGGGCGTGGCCGGTCCCGAGGCGGCCAACAATGCCGGGGCGCAGACCAGCTTCATCCCGCTGCTGACGCTCGGCATTCCCTCCAACGCCTTGATGGCGCTGATGATCGGCGCCCTGATGATGCAGGGCATCCAGCCCGGTCCGCAGGTGATGACCGAACAGCCGGAGCTGGTCTGGGGCGTGATCGCCAGCATGTGGACCGGCAATCTCATGCTTCTCATCATCAATCTGCCGCTCGTCGGGCTGTGGGTCTCGATGCTGAAGGTGCCCTATCGCCTGCTGTTCCCGGCCATCGTGCTGTTCTGCTGCATCGGCACCTACGGCATCTCCAACAGCGCCTTCAATGTCTGGCTGATGCTGGGCTGCGCGATGCTGGGCTACTTCTTCATCAAGGTCGGGGTCGAGCCCGCGCCGCTGCTGCTCGGCCTCGTGCTGGGCCCGCAGCTGGAGGAGAATTTCCGCCGCGCCATGCAGCTCTCGGACGGCGACCCTTCCGTCTTCCTCACGCACCCGATCAGCGCCGTGCTGCTCGCCATCGTCGCGCTGATGCTTCTCGCGATGCTCTCGCCCGCTTTGCTGCGCAAGCGCAAGGAAGCGCTCGCCGAATAG
- a CDS encoding HAD family acid phosphatase has protein sequence MIRAGTLPARSNVRRSIIGAFALLVTAFAAAGAASPARADLLSLGQPANVGEAKIAATAYRASGKYDRDLSRVSAAAGAWIALRAPQVSRPAVVFDIDDTLLTNWEVIKADDFGRVFGGPCSLLPEGPCGWVAWDLRGKTPAIPQTVAVYRKARALGAAVFFISGRDETQRTATERNLRLVGLGDYSRLILVAKGAHYASAADFKAPQRAAIEAAGYRIIANIGDQPSDLAGGHAERTFQLPNPFYRIP, from the coding sequence ATGATTCGGGCGGGCACATTGCCGGCGCGTTCCAATGTCCGGCGCTCGATCATTGGCGCGTTCGCCTTGCTGGTGACGGCGTTTGCCGCAGCTGGTGCAGCGAGCCCGGCGCGCGCTGACCTGCTGAGCCTCGGCCAGCCCGCCAATGTCGGCGAGGCCAAGATCGCCGCCACGGCCTATCGCGCCAGCGGCAAGTACGACCGCGACCTCAGCCGCGTCAGCGCCGCGGCCGGCGCCTGGATCGCGCTGCGCGCCCCGCAGGTGAGCCGGCCGGCGGTAGTGTTCGACATCGACGATACGCTGCTGACGAATTGGGAAGTCATCAAGGCCGACGATTTCGGCCGCGTCTTCGGCGGCCCCTGCAGCCTATTGCCGGAAGGTCCATGCGGCTGGGTGGCGTGGGACTTGCGCGGCAAGACGCCGGCCATTCCGCAGACCGTCGCCGTCTACAGGAAGGCCCGCGCACTGGGCGCCGCGGTGTTCTTCATCAGCGGACGCGACGAAACCCAGCGCACCGCCACAGAGCGCAACCTGCGTCTTGTAGGGCTCGGCGATTACAGTCGGCTGATCCTGGTGGCGAAGGGCGCGCACTATGCCTCCGCCGCCGATTTCAAGGCGCCGCAGCGGGCCGCGATCGAAGCGGCCGGCTATCGAATCATCGCCAATATCGGGGATCAGCCGTCCGACCTCGCCGGCGGTCACGCCGAGCGCACCTTCCAGCTGCCGAACCCGTTCTACCGGATTCCCTGA
- a CDS encoding SulP family inorganic anion transporter, translating into MPTLPLLSSFKGYQAAWLRYDITAGLAIAAVGLPSAIAYPAIAGLPPEVGLYSSIVPLLAYALLGSSRQLIVGPDAATVTVLAAVLLLLSPSSMEDRIIVSAAIAVIVGLLCFVASVLRLGFIANFLSRPILVGFMSGIALSILVGQLGRFTGVKIDSEGLLRPLLELATKASQIHWPSLVLGIALFILLRVLGAWLPAIPGPLVVVGLATALSAAFDFPGLGIRVVGDIPSQLPSPMLPIPHGVDIGELVLGAVAVLIVSFGSGIVTARSFGAKNKYPVDANRELFGFGAANVASGLFGGFAVTASDSRTAINDLMGGKTQLAGIVSALALALTILFLADALSFLPAPALGAVLASAAVSLIDIQSLRDLWRISRIEFVFALISILGVVVLGVLNGVVIAVGATLLYLLMKGMRPRDAMLGRIPGREGFYKLHRNRDAQPIPGLAIYLLQGNLLFFNADHVRGRIEDTIANLPSGTRWFIFDANATSHIDSTAAVMLDDVLGLVGQRGLKFAIVELHSEPLDTLRRSGVLAKVGADMIFDDLEDAVSAFAASEAAQAGRSRLPP; encoded by the coding sequence GTGCCGACCCTTCCGCTTCTTTCCAGCTTCAAAGGATATCAAGCCGCGTGGCTCCGGTATGATATAACCGCGGGACTCGCCATTGCTGCGGTCGGATTGCCGAGCGCGATCGCCTATCCGGCGATTGCCGGACTGCCGCCGGAAGTCGGCCTGTATTCAAGCATCGTACCGCTGCTGGCCTATGCGCTGCTGGGCTCATCGCGGCAGCTCATTGTGGGACCCGACGCAGCCACCGTCACGGTACTCGCGGCAGTACTTTTGTTGCTGAGCCCATCCTCGATGGAGGACCGCATCATCGTGTCGGCGGCAATCGCCGTCATCGTCGGGCTACTGTGCTTCGTGGCAAGCGTGCTGCGGCTCGGCTTCATCGCCAACTTCCTGTCGAGGCCGATCCTGGTCGGCTTCATGTCCGGCATTGCGCTGTCGATCCTGGTCGGCCAGCTTGGCCGCTTCACCGGCGTCAAGATCGACAGTGAAGGTCTGCTCCGGCCGCTTCTCGAGCTCGCAACCAAGGCCAGTCAGATTCACTGGCCATCGCTGGTGCTGGGCATCGCGCTGTTCATCTTGCTCCGTGTACTGGGGGCATGGCTCCCGGCGATACCGGGCCCGCTGGTGGTCGTGGGATTGGCGACAGCGCTGTCTGCTGCCTTCGACTTCCCCGGATTGGGAATCCGCGTTGTTGGTGACATCCCGTCGCAATTGCCGTCGCCTATGCTGCCGATCCCGCACGGCGTCGATATTGGCGAACTTGTCCTGGGAGCCGTGGCGGTGCTGATAGTGAGCTTCGGTTCAGGCATCGTGACCGCGCGCAGCTTCGGCGCGAAGAACAAATATCCCGTGGATGCCAATCGCGAGCTCTTTGGGTTCGGGGCGGCCAACGTCGCTTCCGGACTGTTTGGCGGCTTTGCCGTGACGGCATCGGATTCTCGTACCGCGATCAATGATTTGATGGGCGGCAAGACGCAACTGGCGGGCATCGTTTCGGCTTTGGCGCTCGCGCTTACGATCCTGTTCCTCGCCGATGCGTTGTCCTTTCTCCCTGCTCCGGCGCTCGGAGCCGTGCTCGCCTCCGCTGCCGTCAGTCTCATCGATATACAATCGCTGCGCGACTTATGGCGGATCAGCCGCATCGAGTTCGTGTTCGCCCTCATCAGCATCTTGGGCGTGGTGGTTCTTGGCGTTCTGAACGGCGTCGTCATCGCGGTGGGCGCTACGCTGCTCTACCTTCTCATGAAAGGCATGAGGCCCCGCGACGCCATGCTGGGCCGCATTCCCGGGCGTGAAGGTTTCTACAAGCTCCACCGCAATCGCGACGCGCAGCCAATCCCCGGGCTTGCCATCTATCTCCTGCAAGGCAACCTGCTGTTCTTCAACGCGGACCACGTGCGAGGGCGGATTGAAGACACCATCGCGAACCTGCCCTCGGGAACCAGGTGGTTCATCTTCGATGCAAACGCCACCTCACACATCGACAGCACGGCGGCCGTCATGCTGGATGATGTCCTCGGCCTCGTCGGCCAGCGGGGTCTGAAGTTCGCGATCGTGGAACTCCACAGCGAACCGCTCGACACATTGCGCCGATCAGGCGTGCTAGCCAAAGTCGGGGCTGACATGATCTTCGATGATCTGGAGGATGCGGTCTCGGCCTTCGCCGCATCAGAAGCCGCCCAGGCTGGCCGCTCACGCTTACCCCCATGA
- a CDS encoding 2-hydroxy-3-oxopropionate reductase, whose protein sequence is MAKVGFVGLGIMGAPMAGHLLAAGHELYGHSRSGLPRALKEAGAIACVSSADVAGQADIVFTMLPDTHDVGRVLFGEGGVAAGLTAGKIVVDMSSIAPVETKEFAKKINELGCDYLDAPVSGGEVGAKAASLTIMVGGPEAAFETVKPLFEKMGKNITLVGGNGDGQTTKVANQIIVALNILAVSEALLFASKAGADPAKVRQALMGGFANSRILEVHGERIVKRTFAPGFRIELHQKDLNLALSGARQLQLSLPATALAQQLFSACAAHGGAAWDHSAMVKALEMLANHTVSPER, encoded by the coding sequence ATGGCGAAGGTTGGATTTGTCGGTCTCGGCATCATGGGCGCACCGATGGCGGGCCACCTGCTGGCGGCAGGCCACGAGCTCTATGGCCATTCGCGCAGCGGCTTGCCGCGGGCGCTTAAGGAGGCCGGCGCCATTGCCTGTGTCAGCTCTGCGGACGTGGCGGGACAGGCCGACATCGTCTTCACCATGCTGCCCGATACGCATGATGTCGGGCGTGTGCTGTTCGGTGAGGGCGGCGTCGCCGCCGGCCTTACCGCGGGCAAGATCGTCGTCGACATGAGCTCGATCGCCCCGGTCGAGACCAAGGAGTTCGCGAAAAAGATCAACGAACTCGGCTGCGACTATCTCGACGCCCCGGTCTCCGGCGGCGAGGTCGGCGCCAAGGCCGCTTCGCTCACCATCATGGTCGGTGGCCCGGAGGCTGCCTTCGAGACGGTGAAGCCGCTGTTCGAGAAGATGGGCAAGAACATCACCCTGGTCGGCGGCAATGGCGATGGCCAGACCACCAAGGTGGCGAACCAGATCATCGTCGCGCTGAACATCCTCGCGGTCAGCGAAGCGCTGCTGTTCGCCTCCAAGGCCGGCGCCGATCCGGCCAAGGTGCGCCAGGCGCTGATGGGCGGCTTCGCCAATTCGCGCATCCTCGAAGTGCATGGCGAACGCATCGTCAAGCGCACCTTCGCGCCCGGCTTCCGCATCGAGCTGCACCAGAAGGACCTGAACCTCGCTTTGTCCGGCGCGCGCCAGCTGCAGCTTTCGCTGCCGGCCACCGCCCTCGCCCAGCAGCTGTTCAGCGCCTGCGCGGCCCATGGCGGCGCGGCGTGGGATCACTCGGCGATGGTCAAGGCGCTCGAAATGCTAGCCAACCACACCGTGTCGCCCGAGCGGTAA
- the ppk2 gene encoding polyphosphate kinase 2: protein MDEIARKSKNSPESHKEKLGGKEYLKELRKLQTELCLLQDWVKHTGQRIVIVFEGRDAAGKGGLIRALTERVSPRIFQVVALPAPSDREKSQMYIQRYLKWFPAAGEVIIFDRSWYNRAGVETVMGFCTPEERDQFLRLTPKVEQQVIDNGITLIKYWLEVGNAEQKRRFEARIEDPLRQWKLSPMDLPSRKRWYEYSRARDQMLEATDTDFSPWHIVRSDDKKRARLSCIADLLSRIPYEKVPRSKVKLPERSEKHAYDDEATMKNRRWIAERY from the coding sequence ATGGACGAGATAGCGAGAAAATCCAAGAATTCGCCTGAAAGCCACAAGGAAAAGCTTGGCGGGAAAGAGTACCTCAAGGAATTGAGAAAGCTTCAGACCGAACTCTGCCTACTCCAGGATTGGGTCAAGCATACCGGCCAACGGATCGTCATCGTGTTCGAAGGCCGGGATGCCGCGGGTAAGGGAGGCCTCATCCGCGCACTTACGGAACGGGTGAGCCCACGGATATTCCAGGTGGTAGCGCTTCCGGCTCCCTCCGATCGCGAGAAGAGCCAGATGTATATCCAGCGCTATCTGAAGTGGTTCCCCGCAGCCGGAGAGGTGATCATCTTCGACCGCAGTTGGTACAATCGCGCCGGCGTCGAAACTGTAATGGGTTTCTGCACCCCGGAGGAACGCGACCAATTCCTGCGGCTGACACCAAAGGTCGAACAGCAGGTCATCGACAACGGCATCACGCTCATCAAGTACTGGCTGGAAGTGGGCAATGCGGAGCAGAAGCGTCGCTTCGAGGCACGCATCGAGGACCCGCTGCGTCAATGGAAGCTTTCACCCATGGATCTTCCCTCGCGCAAGCGCTGGTACGAGTATTCGCGCGCCCGCGATCAGATGCTTGAGGCGACCGACACCGATTTTTCACCGTGGCATATCGTACGCTCCGACGACAAGAAACGCGCGCGGCTCAGTTGCATCGCAGACCTCCTCTCGCGTATCCCGTACGAAAAAGTGCCTCGCTCCAAGGTAAAGCTACCGGAGCGATCCGAAAAGCACGCTTATGACGACGAAGCGACAATGAAGAACCGTCGTTGGATCGCCGAGAGATATTGA